In Zingiber officinale cultivar Zhangliang chromosome 11B, Zo_v1.1, whole genome shotgun sequence, a single window of DNA contains:
- the LOC122034256 gene encoding WEB family protein At2g38370-like isoform X2 gives MLIPESLFHTFHQKPHCFEDVEVMKVEEQIAELEKDLILKERETLDVLKELETTKNIVIGLKSRLHEETSETNNMSSMSVDHVEVHYGLEICGMIGLSQSEKQISLDPKKTKANLNGSSNDLCGIQTSVKMLKMRIGEEKVLLEKTREKLASNIALVSSLEEELNQTAARLQKTKDLQSMRSEEPCNILQEIKQKNLEIEQSMQSIEAAKVELTNLASEIAQTKSSIKTAEARQLAAKKIEEAAKAAEAVALAHTKGLMISNNSIKELENSHGITISIEEYHNLTGKAREADEISRQKIETVMVQIEEANRSRSEAMMKVEDATADAKKYKKALEDALKRVEVANTGKLAVEDALRRWRSENGQKRRSGVQNTTKFKNSASHQRKDACVLDLNSSTLVTEATNYGPRPALSIGQILSMKLISPESPEEHESRIREKENEKPKVSLGLMLTRREEFLTTPQESKEGSAQKQFSVKRKKLGFVGILWAKQIKKNKRRCHLGTKAS, from the coding sequence ATGCTTATTCCTGAGTCTCTCTTCCACACGTTCCATCAGAAACCCCACTGCTTTGAGGATGTTGAGGTTATGAAAGTGGAGGAACAGATAGCTGAACTAGAGAAAGATCTCATCCTGAAAGAAAGGGAAACACTTGATGTCTTGAAAGAGCTTGAAACGACAAAAAATATTGTAATTGGCTTAAAATCGAGGTTACATGAAGAAACATCAGAAACCAATAATATGTCATCTATGAGCGTTGATCATGTAGAAGTGCATTATGGATTGGAAATTTGTGGAATGATAGGATTGAGCCAATCTGAAAAACAGATTTCATTAGACCCGAAGAAGACCAAGGCAAACTTGAACGGGTCATCCAATGATCTATGTGGCATTCAAACTTCTgtcaaaatgctgaaaatgagGATAGGAGAGGAAAAGGTTTTACTTGAGAAAACCCGAGAGAAGCTGGCTTCAAATATTGCATTGGTTTCATCACTGGAGGAGGAACTTAATCAGACAGCAGCGAGATTGCAAAAGACTAAAGATCTGCAAAGTATGAGATCTGAAGAACCTTGTAATATTTTGCAGGAGATCAAACAAAAGAACTTGGAAATAGAACAGTCAATGCAGTCAATAGAAGCTGCTAAGGTTGAATTGACCAATCTGGCATCGGAAATTGCTCAGACAAAGTCTAGCATTAAGACAGCTGAAGCCCGACAACTTGCAGCTAAGAAGATCGAAGAAGCAGCGAAAGCAGCTGAAGCTGTAGCTCTTGCCCACACAAAAGGTTTAATGATCAGTAATAATTCAATCAAAGAGCTTGAGAATTCACATGGCATAACCATTTCAATTGAGGAATATCACAACCTAACAGGTAAAGCTCGAGAAGCAGATGAAATCTCTAGACAGAAAATTGAAACCGTCATGGTTCAAATAGAGGAGGCAAACAGATCTAGATCAGAAGCGATGATGAAAGTTGAGGATGCAACTGCCGATGCAAAAAAATATAAGAAGGCACTTGAAGATGCACTGAAGCGGGTAGAGGTTGCCAACACAGGGAAGCTTGCTGTCGAGGATGCTCTACGGAGATGGCGATCTGAGAATGGTCAGAAGCGGCGCTCTGGTGTACAAAACACCACAAAATTTAAGAATTCTGCATCGCACCAACGGAAGGATGCATGTGTGCTTGACCTGAACAGCTCAACCTTGGTTACTGAGGCAACAAACTATGGTCCAAGACCAGCATTGTCTATCGGGCAGATACTGAGCATGAAGCTGATCAGTCCAGAGTCACCTGAAGAGCACGAGAGCAGAATCAGGGAGAAGGAAAATGAAAAACCCAAGGTTTCATTGGGTCTGATGCTGACCAGAAGGGAAGAGTTTCTAACAACTCCCCAGGAGAGTAAAGAAGGATCTGCACAGAAGCAGTTTTccgtgaagaggaagaagctcgGTTTCGTCGGGATCCTGTGGGCAAAACAGATCAAAAAGAACAAAAGAAGATGCCATCTCGGAACAAAAGCAAGCTAA
- the LOC122034256 gene encoding WEB family protein At2g38370-like isoform X3, with protein MKVEEQIAELEKDLILKERETLDVLKELETTKNIVIGLKSRLHEETSETNNMSSMSVDHVEVHYGLEICGMIGLSQSEKQISLDPKKTKANLNGSSNDLCGIQTSVKMLKMRIGEEKVLLEKTREKLASNIALVSSLEEELNQTAARLQKTKDLQSMRSEEPCNILQEIKQKNLEIEQSMQSIEAAKVELTNLASEIAQTKSSIKTAEARQLAAKKIEEAAKAAEAVALAHTKGLMISNNSIKELENSHGITISIEEYHNLTGKAREADEISRQKIETVMVQIEEANRSRSEAMMKVEDATADAKKYKKALEDALKRVEVANTGKLAVEDALRRWRSENGQKRRSGVQNTTKFKNSASHQRKDACVLDLNSSTLVTEATNYGPRPALSIGQILSMKLISPESPEEHESRIREKENEKPKVSLGLMLTRREEFLTTPQESKEGSAQKQFSVKRKKLGFVGILWAKQIKKNKRRCHLGTKAS; from the coding sequence ATGAAAGTGGAGGAACAGATAGCTGAACTAGAGAAAGATCTCATCCTGAAAGAAAGGGAAACACTTGATGTCTTGAAAGAGCTTGAAACGACAAAAAATATTGTAATTGGCTTAAAATCGAGGTTACATGAAGAAACATCAGAAACCAATAATATGTCATCTATGAGCGTTGATCATGTAGAAGTGCATTATGGATTGGAAATTTGTGGAATGATAGGATTGAGCCAATCTGAAAAACAGATTTCATTAGACCCGAAGAAGACCAAGGCAAACTTGAACGGGTCATCCAATGATCTATGTGGCATTCAAACTTCTgtcaaaatgctgaaaatgagGATAGGAGAGGAAAAGGTTTTACTTGAGAAAACCCGAGAGAAGCTGGCTTCAAATATTGCATTGGTTTCATCACTGGAGGAGGAACTTAATCAGACAGCAGCGAGATTGCAAAAGACTAAAGATCTGCAAAGTATGAGATCTGAAGAACCTTGTAATATTTTGCAGGAGATCAAACAAAAGAACTTGGAAATAGAACAGTCAATGCAGTCAATAGAAGCTGCTAAGGTTGAATTGACCAATCTGGCATCGGAAATTGCTCAGACAAAGTCTAGCATTAAGACAGCTGAAGCCCGACAACTTGCAGCTAAGAAGATCGAAGAAGCAGCGAAAGCAGCTGAAGCTGTAGCTCTTGCCCACACAAAAGGTTTAATGATCAGTAATAATTCAATCAAAGAGCTTGAGAATTCACATGGCATAACCATTTCAATTGAGGAATATCACAACCTAACAGGTAAAGCTCGAGAAGCAGATGAAATCTCTAGACAGAAAATTGAAACCGTCATGGTTCAAATAGAGGAGGCAAACAGATCTAGATCAGAAGCGATGATGAAAGTTGAGGATGCAACTGCCGATGCAAAAAAATATAAGAAGGCACTTGAAGATGCACTGAAGCGGGTAGAGGTTGCCAACACAGGGAAGCTTGCTGTCGAGGATGCTCTACGGAGATGGCGATCTGAGAATGGTCAGAAGCGGCGCTCTGGTGTACAAAACACCACAAAATTTAAGAATTCTGCATCGCACCAACGGAAGGATGCATGTGTGCTTGACCTGAACAGCTCAACCTTGGTTACTGAGGCAACAAACTATGGTCCAAGACCAGCATTGTCTATCGGGCAGATACTGAGCATGAAGCTGATCAGTCCAGAGTCACCTGAAGAGCACGAGAGCAGAATCAGGGAGAAGGAAAATGAAAAACCCAAGGTTTCATTGGGTCTGATGCTGACCAGAAGGGAAGAGTTTCTAACAACTCCCCAGGAGAGTAAAGAAGGATCTGCACAGAAGCAGTTTTccgtgaagaggaagaagctcgGTTTCGTCGGGATCCTGTGGGCAAAACAGATCAAAAAGAACAAAAGAAGATGCCATCTCGGAACAAAAGCAAGCTAA